The Pocillopora verrucosa isolate sample1 chromosome 2, ASM3666991v2, whole genome shotgun sequence genome has a segment encoding these proteins:
- the LOC131777677 gene encoding uncharacterized protein isoform X2 translates to MAAGGTSSPTSAGLGGPSVADLSKEKTNGTRLARLLIDEGTKVLMKFLHSMHPESTLQNALNNNRPKLDGLRRKRVIFDEQWEKLFPSSGKPPDSKEFDITLLHLLLREICHLSAPSTGWRKMPADTDASSEASIVRIKCYRNELCHSVSTGVPNDEFEDKWNKISSSLEVLEIAAHRKKLQSLKSATTDHEAQLVQEELEQWRREKELEKIGKVSELSSCLPDDLSEEHVIGRGDQIQDIKEKVQSGTAPVILITGGPGFGKTTVAKRVACELAKPENERTVLFCSLSSKTTFNETTMEMINSCRKVVNTQVPENPGQWLKDWSKQIQEQVTFVLDNADGVIESEDRELFLNFLRDVRMFSRQNVTFVITTRRTFQNTDLKLKEVRLHEMSNEQARNLLVAQVHLHEQDFQQQLSKAERIVELCGCVPLALCIVGSLLSDYTEETLIKKLEKEPLAVLEDDERSVEKAIKTSFDLLTEAGQEALVLMSTFQGSFDSGAAEAVMKACSVPGIQPIKIIRALKKSSLIEQPSSQRYQMHPLIHLYARKIGQAKYADLLAKGEKLACIYYMACLANNAELYWKRGSCKESLFSFNKDRNNFEHFLRIYAQGREKKDVEIMERSQTLLESFPQKCMYLEKCLHPKNYAQFLEQLLDTFDSAVQPMHVVELSCLLGHECRKKDKKRYCELMQRAEEIYRLNAAKFRENPLSEVYFHNSYARFLSDNKDPKENQRIDHEIQSALEVSSKSLGDLHPETAATLLFSGIFAKRRKERDTAKEQLTKALEVFQQSLGKHFMTAEALKAIADFRFFLGGERKEDDLKFCLEYYKKAIEMFDDLVEGGSKESILTLKNCAICHQRIGYFDEAMALFTKVEQVAERELEENHKWKVEIKTLWAILHDEIRNKDKAKEMMLEGLSMAKKLDMPIEKMRNKDPIRSFINRYPDEFPETEFPRGEKKKGKRR, encoded by the exons ATGGCAGCCGGCGGAACATCGTCACCAACTTCTGCTGGTCTTGGTGGACCCTCAGTGGCGGATCTCTcgaaagaaaaaacgaatggCACAAGGTTGGCAAGACTGCTTATTGACGAAGGAACAAAGGTTTTAATGAAATTCTTGCATTCCATGCATCCAGAGTCAACCTTACAGAACGCATTGAACAACAATCGCCCAAAGCTCGATGGGCTGAGGCGGAAGCGAGTAATATTTGATGAACAGTGGGAGAAATTGTTTCCTTCCTCAGGTAAACCGCCAGACTCGAAAGAATTTGACATTACCCTCTTACACTTACTACTCCGTGAAATTTGTCATCTATCGGCTCCTTCGACCGGATGGCGCAAAATGCCTGCCGACACTGATGCCAGCTCTGAAGCCAGCATCGTGCGTATCAAATGCTATAGAAATGAGCTTTGCCACAGTGTTTCTACTGGAGTTCCGAATGACGAATTCGAAGACAAATGGAATAAAATATCTTCGTCTTTGGAAGTACTTGAGATTGCCGCCCATCGGAAGAAACTACAGTCCCTGAAGAGTGCTACCACCGATCACGAAGCTCAATTGGTTCAAGAGGAACTCGAACAGTGGAGGAGGGAGAAAGAACTTGAGAAGATTGGAAAAGTCTCTGAACTCTCCAGTTGTCTTCCTGATGACTTGTCAGAAGAACATGTTATCGGCCGTGGTGATCAAATACAAGACATCAAAGAAAAAGTGCAAAGTGGAACGGCTCCTGTAATTCTGATCACTGGTGGACCAGGATTCGGAAAGACGACCGTAGCAAAGCGAGTGGCCTGTGAATTAGCCAAACCCGAGAATGAAAGAACTGTGTTGTTTTGTAGCTTATCATCAAAGACTACTTTCAACGAAACGACtatggaaatgatcaactcATGTCGTAAAGTGGTCAACACGCAGGTACCAGAGAATCCGGGGCAGTGGCTCAAAGACTGgagcaaacaaattcaagagCAGGTCACTTTTGTTCTTGACAATGCAGATGGTGTCATCGAGTCTGAAGATCGAGAATTGTTCCTCAATTTCCTACGTGATGTAAGAATGTTTTCGCGACAAAATGTCACATTTGTGATAACTACAAgaagaacatttcaaaatacCGACCTGAAACTAAAAGAAGTCAGGCTACACGAGATGTCAAACGAACAGGCCAGAAATCTTCTAGTTGCTCAAGTTCACCTCCACGAACAAGATTTCCAGCAACAACTCTCTAAAGCAGAGCGCATTGTAGAACTTTGCGGCTGTGTTCCTCTGGCCCTGTGCATTGTTGGATCTCTGCTTTCAGATTACACCGAAGAAACCCTGATTAAAAAACTGGAGAAAGAACCACTTGCTGTACTAGAAGACGATGAAAGATCTGTAGAAAAGGCTATCAAGACCTCTTTTGATCTATTGACTGAAGCTGGACAAGAAGCCCTCGTTCTAATGTCAACTTTCCAGGGGTCTTTTGACTCAGGTGCTGCCGAGGCTGTAATGAAAGCGTGCTCGGTTCCTGGAATTCAGCCCATCAAGATTATTCGCGCCTTGAAAAAGAGTTCGCTCATCGAGCAACCAAGTTCCCAAAGGTATCAAATGCATCCACTCATTCACTTGTATGCAAGGAAGATTGGTCAAGCCAAGTATGCCGATCTTTTAGCTAAAGGAGAAAAACTGGCCTGTATTTATTACATGGCTTGCCTTGCGAACAACGCCGAATTGTACTGGAAAAGAGGCAGTTGCAAGGAatcccttttttcatttaacaagGACAGAAACAATTTCGAGCATTTTCTTCGTATTTATGCACAAGGAAGGGAGAAAAAGGATGTAGAAATTATGGAACGCTCTCAAACTCTTTTGGAGAGTTTTCCACAGAAGTGCATGTATTTGGAAAAGTGTCTTCATCCAAAGAATTATGCTCAGTTCCTTGAACAGTTACTGGACACATTTGACTCAGCTGTTCAGCCAATGCATGTTGTAGAACTTTCGTGTCTTCTTGGACATGAATGTaggaagaaagacaaaaagagGTACTGCGAACTTATGCAGAGAGCGGAAGAAATTTATCGCCTGAATGCTGCAAAGTTTAGAGAAAATCCGTTATCAGAAGTTTACTTTCACAACAGTTATGCACGCTTCCTTTCCGATAATAAAGATcctaaagaaaaccaaagaattgATCACGAGATTCAATCAGCTCTAGAAGTCAGCAGTAAGAGTTTGGGTGATCTTCATCCAGAAACAGCAGCAACTCTTCTTTTTTCGGGAATCTTTGCCAAGCGCCGCAAGGAACGTGATACAGCTAAAGAACAGCTTACAAAGGCGTTAGAAGTCTTTCAACAGAGCCTTGGTAAACATTTTATGACAGCCGAAGCCCTGAAAGCCATTGCGGACTTTCGTTTTTTTCTCggtggagaaagaaaagaagacgaCTTAAAATTTTGCCTCGAGTATTATAAAAAAGCCATAGAAATGTTCGACGATCTTGTTGAGGGTGGAAGCAAAGAAAGCATCCTGACTTTGAAGAATTGCGCAATTTGTCACCAGAGAATAGGATACTTTGATGAGGCAATGGCTTTATTCACAAAGGTAGAACAAGTTGCCGAGAGAGAATTAGAAGAGAATCACAAATGGAAGGTCGAAATCAAGACTTTATGGGCCATCTTACATGACGAGATAAGAAACAAGGATAAAGCGAAAGAAATGATGCTTGAAGGACTGTCGATGGCCAAAAAACTAGACATGCCAATTGAAAAGATGAGAAACAAAGACCCGATACGATCGTTTATCAACCGTTATCCAGATGAGTTCCCTGAGACGGAATTTCCAA Gaggagaaaagaagaaaggaaaaagaagatga